In Streptomyces sp. NBC_00433, a single genomic region encodes these proteins:
- a CDS encoding SCO2522 family protein produces MTKTGTGAVFRETTAEARTQAVPLAHMSLEVGHFYMEDFEVGPERLREHFAQVRPWTDAVRALAKAGGRKPRLSTCVLVDDYSSRFSTPAELLPLLLAEAERAGVVIDYLARESGCAVADGVPVAEEVQARLVESPPPGSDGSRPPVGQTGWLANGRRTPDTQTTEAMAGAAVWQPPAETAARRHSVFLDAELWDERDGVRVWSCPFLAVVWQLARLGLLRHFGGPVLQPLPWPGGADFPRDWDSLPPLIRLNPFAAPFSAYRTCSVLPSRLLPVEHAVRVVLDQVDADPQALAQVAVRALGEGLPVPEEIADRISYVFYPAP; encoded by the coding sequence GTGACCAAAACCGGCACCGGCGCCGTCTTCAGGGAGACGACCGCGGAAGCCCGCACCCAGGCAGTGCCGCTCGCCCATATGTCGCTGGAGGTCGGCCACTTCTACATGGAGGACTTCGAGGTCGGCCCCGAGCGGCTGCGCGAGCACTTCGCGCAGGTGCGGCCGTGGACCGACGCCGTGCGCGCCCTCGCCAAGGCCGGCGGGCGCAAACCCCGGTTGAGCACCTGCGTCCTGGTGGACGACTACTCCTCCCGCTTCTCCACCCCCGCCGAGCTCCTTCCCCTCCTGCTCGCCGAGGCCGAACGGGCCGGGGTCGTCATCGACTACCTGGCCCGCGAGTCCGGCTGCGCCGTCGCCGACGGCGTCCCCGTCGCCGAGGAGGTCCAGGCCCGCCTCGTCGAGTCGCCGCCACCGGGCAGTGACGGCTCCCGGCCGCCGGTCGGCCAGACCGGCTGGCTCGCCAACGGCCGCCGAACCCCTGATACGCAGACCACGGAGGCGATGGCCGGCGCCGCCGTCTGGCAGCCGCCTGCCGAGACGGCCGCCCGCCGGCACTCGGTCTTCCTCGACGCCGAACTGTGGGACGAGCGCGACGGCGTGCGCGTCTGGTCGTGTCCTTTCCTGGCCGTCGTCTGGCAGCTGGCCCGGCTCGGCCTGCTTCGCCACTTCGGCGGGCCCGTGCTCCAGCCTCTGCCCTGGCCGGGCGGTGCGGACTTCCCGCGGGACTGGGACTCGCTGCCACCGCTGATCCGGCTCAACCCCTTCGCCGCGCCCTTCTCGGCCTATCGCACCTGCTCCGTCCTGCCGTCCCGTCTCCTGCCCGTCGAGCATGCGGTACGCGTCGTCCTCGACCAGGTGGACGCCGACCCGCAGGCTCTCGCCCAAGTCGCCGTGCGCGCGTTGGGGGAGGGCCTCCCGGTACCCGAGGAGATCGCCGACCGCATCTCCTACGTCTTCTACCCGGCGCCCTGA
- a CDS encoding SCO2521 family protein, producing the protein MAVPADPGQPTGESTEPALICGEVRTCLLQHSQALPGRGAADLLGLRAGERVLRSERPNAYAQSPDLLTGVDCHLPAASGAKVRAVGTVTARAMLTGGRLLQADAFCAAVADGPDQRRPWGRYLSRPGVVEPFGKLPERDVTEGCLSGARRPGDLDLGAIADRTLSLVLRDPALDKRAPFKAQVTWLRWVALRAPAGEGPSLESFTVAENGLRTVELRLPPGMSAAAAARFCENLSLHDWLLTTLIRMVERSRLGSVDGRDALAALRPAVDHLIHLWMPAARVDQALCPLWETLEREPGFTRQWHILVQRVRDQLAVQAAAQISARTVR; encoded by the coding sequence GTGGCCGTGCCCGCGGACCCCGGACAGCCCACCGGGGAGAGCACGGAGCCGGCACTGATCTGCGGAGAGGTGCGCACCTGCCTGCTGCAGCACTCCCAGGCGCTGCCCGGACGCGGAGCCGCCGATCTCCTGGGGCTACGGGCGGGCGAGCGCGTTCTGCGCTCCGAGCGGCCCAACGCGTACGCCCAGTCACCCGACCTGCTGACCGGCGTGGACTGCCACCTGCCCGCCGCCTCCGGCGCCAAGGTGCGGGCCGTCGGCACCGTCACCGCCCGCGCCATGCTCACCGGGGGTCGGCTGCTCCAGGCCGACGCCTTCTGCGCGGCCGTCGCCGACGGCCCCGACCAGCGCCGCCCCTGGGGCCGTTACCTCAGCCGCCCCGGCGTCGTCGAGCCCTTCGGCAAGCTGCCCGAGCGGGACGTCACCGAGGGCTGCCTCAGCGGCGCCCGCCGCCCCGGCGACCTCGACCTGGGAGCGATTGCCGACCGCACGCTCAGCCTGGTGCTACGGGACCCGGCACTCGACAAGCGGGCGCCTTTCAAGGCCCAGGTCACCTGGCTGCGCTGGGTGGCGCTACGGGCGCCGGCGGGCGAGGGCCCGTCCCTGGAGAGCTTCACCGTGGCCGAGAACGGACTGCGGACGGTGGAGCTTCGGCTGCCGCCGGGAATGTCCGCAGCCGCCGCAGCGAGGTTCTGCGAGAACCTCAGCCTGCACGACTGGCTGCTCACGACCCTCATCAGGATGGTCGAGCGCAGCCGGCTGGGTTCGGTCGACGGGCGGGACGCCCTGGCGGCGCTGCGACCTGCCGTCGACCACCTGATACATCTGTGGATGCCGGCAGCACGTGTCGACCAGGCCCTCTGCCCGCTGTGGGAGACGTTGGAACGGGAACCGGGATTCACCAGGCAGTGGCACATACTGGTGCAACGGGTCAGGGACCAGCTGGCCGTGCAGGCCGCCGCCCAAATCTCGGCCCGGACCGTCCGCTGA
- a CDS encoding GNAT family N-acetyltransferase: protein MQQGAVRHAAEDDLAAVADLEARAFPGLNYPYFALREMFDVHGHHMLVAGDPGVLHGYALLASGRNGQSWLLSLAVDLAHRRQGHGRRLLDAVLSLADDGGLGAVRLTVAPDNHPALRLYHESGFCLAERRRDYLGPGHDRLVMVRAAPGRP from the coding sequence ATGCAACAGGGAGCGGTGCGGCACGCGGCTGAGGACGATCTGGCGGCTGTCGCGGACCTTGAGGCGCGTGCCTTCCCCGGCCTGAACTATCCCTACTTCGCGCTGCGTGAGATGTTCGATGTCCACGGCCACCACATGCTCGTCGCCGGCGATCCCGGAGTGCTGCACGGCTACGCGCTCCTGGCCAGCGGTCGCAACGGCCAGTCGTGGCTGCTCTCGCTCGCGGTCGATCTCGCCCACAGGCGCCAGGGCCACGGGCGGCGGCTGCTCGACGCGGTGCTGAGCCTCGCGGACGACGGCGGACTCGGTGCCGTTCGGCTGACCGTGGCACCGGACAACCACCCCGCTCTGCGCCTGTATCACGAGTCGGGCTTCTGTCTCGCCGAGCGCCGCCGTGACTACCTCGGTCCGGGCCACGACCGTCTGGTGATGGTCCGCGCGGCGCCCGGCAGGCCCTAG
- a CDS encoding tetratricopeptide repeat protein — MPLGRGDDRPGDRSPDRRGRAHRPSAAHGVETRNVIYQGQCETEFGRICLAAGRAEEGLAALQRAASIGRLLGDRTMEGAALDTTGLAYQAMDRPQEAVDFHRLAIAGFRELGDDWRVAGALENLAAALDRTGNALAAASHRREAVGLLRGYTDARARALGAAVTARLPAE; from the coding sequence GTGCCTCTGGGTCGAGGCGACGATCGACCGGGAGACAGATCGCCTGACCGACGCGGAAGAGCACATCGGCCAAGCGCTGCACATGGCGTAGAGACACGCAACGTCATCTACCAAGGCCAGTGCGAGACGGAATTCGGGCGGATCTGCCTCGCGGCGGGCCGGGCGGAGGAGGGGCTGGCCGCGCTCCAGCGCGCCGCGTCGATCGGACGGCTACTGGGTGACCGGACGATGGAGGGGGCGGCGCTCGACACGACCGGGCTGGCCTACCAGGCGATGGACCGGCCGCAGGAGGCAGTGGACTTCCACCGCCTCGCGATCGCGGGGTTCCGGGAGTTGGGTGACGACTGGCGGGTGGCAGGTGCACTGGAGAATCTGGCCGCCGCTCTGGACCGGACCGGCAATGCGCTCGCTGCGGCGTCGCACCGGCGTGAGGCCGTCGGCCTTCTGCGGGGTTACACCGACGCCCGGGCGCGGGCGCTGGGTGCCGCGGTGACTGCCCGGCTGCCGGCTGAATGA
- a CDS encoding NB-ARC domain-containing protein, with the protein MEGPEGRDEQNLDRSGTTHSELSGNAWDVVQARDITGGIHFHHANPAHESHPQQLPADVRGFVGREASLDSLDAILARRTDGSQTVVISTIAGTAGVGKTALATHWAHQVRDRFPDGQLYVNLRGYDAGPPVTADQALERFLRALEVAPGAIPDDPEDKAAIYRSLLAGRRMLIVLDNAAAVRQVRLLLPGTPSCMVLVTSRDRLSGLVARDGAQRLDLDVLAEDEAVQLLRDSTGGHRGPDPETELVQLARLCSCLPLALRIAAERAAARPHMPLSELISDLQDESSLWLALSADDEDDADAVHTVFAWSYRALSADAARMFRLLGLHPGADFSVHAATALAGVSTVAARRLLDSLAGAHLISASAYDRFQFHDLLRAFAFEQAVNDETPENREAAVRRLCEWYLETMAAAAAVHDAQYADDWHVHAARGDLPGIPDVSDYDRAMTWFTVETDNMVAVSRTAAEAGLHEVAWKLPALLRTPFLDRHPVQGWLPMADQALLSAQRSGDLLGQAVTLTGMSIAHRQAYRLAEAVEQSRAALAAARQAGDAWQTIAALVMLGHALRQGRRLDEALESYQEALDIARGLRLRLWIVWGLIGRAEALLESGFHSEARECIAATLQELLENESPGARSECLWVEATIDRETDRLTDAEEHIGQALHMA; encoded by the coding sequence ATGGAGGGCCCCGAGGGGAGGGACGAACAGAACCTCGACCGCTCAGGAACGACCCACTCCGAGTTGTCAGGGAACGCCTGGGACGTGGTCCAAGCGCGCGACATCACCGGCGGCATCCACTTCCACCACGCGAACCCGGCGCACGAGTCCCACCCACAGCAACTGCCGGCAGACGTGAGGGGGTTCGTCGGGAGGGAGGCCTCCCTGGACAGCCTCGACGCCATCCTGGCCCGCCGGACCGACGGGTCGCAGACCGTGGTGATCTCGACCATCGCCGGCACCGCCGGCGTCGGCAAGACCGCGCTGGCGACGCACTGGGCTCACCAGGTCAGGGACCGCTTCCCCGACGGCCAGCTCTACGTGAACTTACGGGGCTACGACGCGGGGCCGCCCGTCACGGCCGACCAGGCGCTGGAGCGTTTCCTGCGCGCACTGGAGGTCGCTCCGGGAGCGATCCCCGACGACCCGGAGGACAAGGCCGCGATCTACCGGTCGCTGCTCGCCGGCCGACGCATGCTCATCGTGCTGGACAACGCCGCGGCTGTTCGCCAGGTGCGCCTTCTGCTGCCCGGTACCCCTTCCTGCATGGTGCTGGTGACCAGCCGGGACCGCCTGTCCGGGCTGGTGGCCCGTGACGGTGCCCAACGGCTGGACCTCGACGTCCTCGCGGAGGACGAGGCCGTTCAGCTGCTCCGCGACAGTACCGGGGGGCACCGCGGGCCGGACCCCGAGACCGAACTGGTCCAACTCGCCCGCTTGTGCTCCTGCCTTCCGCTGGCGCTGCGCATCGCAGCCGAGCGGGCGGCGGCCCGGCCGCACATGCCGCTCAGCGAGCTGATCAGCGATCTGCAGGACGAGTCCTCCCTCTGGCTGGCCCTGTCGGCGGACGACGAGGACGACGCCGACGCGGTGCACACCGTGTTCGCCTGGTCCTACCGCGCCTTGAGCGCCGACGCCGCCCGCATGTTCCGGCTGCTCGGGCTGCACCCCGGGGCGGATTTCTCGGTCCACGCCGCTACCGCGCTGGCAGGCGTCTCCACCGTCGCCGCGCGGCGGCTGCTCGACTCGCTGGCCGGCGCGCACCTGATCTCCGCGTCCGCCTACGACCGCTTTCAATTCCACGACCTGCTCAGGGCCTTCGCCTTCGAGCAGGCGGTGAACGACGAGACGCCGGAAAACCGAGAAGCCGCGGTACGGCGTCTGTGCGAGTGGTATCTGGAGACGATGGCGGCCGCCGCCGCGGTGCACGACGCACAATATGCCGACGACTGGCACGTGCATGCGGCGCGGGGCGACCTGCCGGGGATTCCGGACGTCTCGGACTACGACCGGGCCATGACCTGGTTCACCGTGGAGACCGACAACATGGTGGCGGTCAGCAGGACAGCGGCCGAGGCCGGCCTCCACGAGGTCGCGTGGAAGTTGCCGGCCCTGTTGCGCACGCCTTTCCTGGACCGGCATCCCGTGCAGGGCTGGCTGCCGATGGCCGACCAAGCGCTGCTGTCCGCCCAACGGTCCGGGGACCTGCTCGGCCAGGCCGTGACCCTCACCGGCATGAGCATCGCCCACCGGCAGGCCTACCGTCTCGCGGAGGCCGTCGAGCAGAGCCGTGCCGCGCTGGCAGCCGCGCGGCAGGCCGGCGACGCGTGGCAGACGATCGCCGCCCTGGTGATGCTCGGGCACGCCCTGCGGCAGGGGCGCCGACTCGACGAAGCCCTGGAGTCCTACCAGGAAGCCTTGGACATCGCCCGAGGGCTGCGGCTGCGCCTGTGGATCGTGTGGGGACTCATCGGCCGCGCCGAGGCGCTGCTCGAATCCGGCTTCCACAGTGAGGCCCGTGAGTGCATCGCTGCCACCCTGCAGGAACTGCTCGAGAACGAGAGCCCCGGAGCCCGTTCGGAGTGCCTCTGGGTCGAGGCGACGATCGACCGGGAGACAGATCGCCTGACCGACGCGGAAGAGCACATCGGCCAAGCGCTGCACATGGCGTAG
- a CDS encoding FAD-binding oxidoreductase codes for MAFSVDPEVIVVGCGVSGLTTALVLSEAGRAVTVVSDREPRRTTSAVAGALWGPYVFDDARVLDWSLGSLPDLAEIAVDPRSGVRFTQGIEASREPAEAPAWLRSMSGFATCGPPELPPGFGWGWTYRAPVFDMPLYLDYLMGRLADSGATVHVLDSPLRHLDQVLDTAPIVVNCAGLGARDLVGDQEVTPNWGQLVITDNPGVEGFFSDFPESEDPTYWIAHPDHVVLGGIVRQGRSDLRPDPEAAERIVARCAAVLPALGRAQVRGIRVGLRPVRPRVRLESGSHNGALVVHNYGHGGSGVTLSWGCARQVQSLIG; via the coding sequence GTGGCTTTCTCGGTGGATCCTGAGGTCATCGTTGTCGGGTGCGGGGTGTCGGGCCTGACGACCGCACTGGTGCTGTCGGAGGCGGGACGAGCGGTCACCGTGGTATCCGACCGCGAGCCTCGGCGTACGACCTCGGCGGTTGCCGGGGCCCTGTGGGGGCCGTACGTCTTCGATGACGCCCGGGTCCTGGACTGGAGCCTGGGCAGCCTGCCTGACCTGGCCGAGATCGCCGTCGACCCGCGCTCTGGCGTGCGTTTCACCCAGGGGATCGAGGCGTCGCGCGAGCCGGCGGAAGCCCCCGCCTGGCTGCGTTCGATGAGCGGATTCGCCACGTGCGGCCCCCCTGAACTGCCCCCCGGCTTCGGATGGGGGTGGACGTACCGGGCTCCGGTCTTCGACATGCCGCTCTACCTGGACTACCTGATGGGCCGGCTGGCGGACTCCGGGGCCACCGTCCATGTGCTCGACAGTCCGTTGCGCCACCTGGACCAGGTGCTGGACACCGCTCCGATAGTGGTCAACTGCGCCGGGCTGGGGGCCAGGGACCTGGTCGGCGACCAGGAGGTGACGCCCAACTGGGGCCAGTTGGTGATCACGGACAATCCCGGGGTCGAGGGTTTCTTCTCGGACTTTCCGGAAAGCGAGGACCCCACCTACTGGATCGCACACCCCGACCACGTCGTCCTGGGCGGGATCGTCAGACAGGGCAGAAGCGACCTGCGGCCGGACCCGGAGGCCGCCGAGCGGATCGTGGCGCGGTGCGCCGCTGTCCTGCCCGCGCTCGGCCGCGCCCAGGTCAGGGGGATCCGGGTCGGGCTACGACCGGTACGGCCGCGCGTGCGGTTGGAAAGCGGCAGCCACAACGGCGCTCTAGTGGTGCACAACTACGGCCACGGAGGCTCGGGCGTCACGCTGTCATGGGGTTGTGCGCGGCAGGTCCAGTCCCTGATCGGCTGA
- a CDS encoding site-specific DNA-methyltransferase yields the protein MSLPLDAERYHPDPREPVDRWFQTASASNVRTTTAVVADLVSPPCSALVDPFAGGGSSAMAARLMNLPFFGIEIDPVLACVALAKSRATVRHARLLRHLPPVHDLDSLLSVLEALPGCGTADDVAVASCLAVVMGLRASRGSPLGHAEVTGDLVRHQPPAASGRLLCADATAPSGWLDLPIPEEGAVLYTSPQFGQRSPLLDAPPRLVTAARGALAAAGADRGPAAAQPDAGFAETTVAMLSRAAAKVRRATVVIEHEPDDDGRDATGEVLEHAAAAIPGRVHDARVIVCGQFTWRGPLSLIVFDLR from the coding sequence TTGTCCTTGCCACTGGACGCCGAGCGCTACCACCCGGATCCGCGGGAGCCCGTCGACCGCTGGTTCCAGACGGCCAGCGCCTCCAACGTCCGCACCACGACGGCTGTTGTCGCCGACCTCGTCAGCCCCCCGTGCAGCGCCCTCGTGGACCCGTTCGCCGGCGGGGGGAGTTCGGCGATGGCGGCCCGGCTGATGAATCTGCCGTTCTTCGGTATCGAGATCGACCCTGTCCTGGCCTGTGTCGCCTTGGCGAAGAGCCGGGCCACCGTGCGCCATGCGCGGTTGCTGCGGCACCTGCCGCCCGTCCACGACCTCGACAGCCTGCTCTCGGTGCTGGAGGCACTGCCCGGGTGCGGCACCGCCGACGACGTGGCCGTCGCGTCCTGCCTGGCGGTCGTGATGGGACTGCGTGCCTCGCGTGGCAGTCCGCTCGGACACGCCGAGGTCACCGGCGATCTCGTGCGCCACCAGCCCCCCGCCGCGAGCGGCCGGCTGCTGTGCGCGGACGCGACAGCGCCTTCCGGCTGGCTCGATCTGCCGATACCGGAAGAGGGCGCCGTGCTCTACACCTCTCCGCAGTTCGGGCAGCGGTCCCCGCTGCTCGACGCCCCGCCGCGGCTGGTCACAGCCGCCCGTGGCGCTCTCGCCGCAGCCGGGGCCGACCGCGGGCCGGCCGCGGCTCAGCCGGACGCGGGCTTCGCCGAGACCACTGTGGCCATGCTGAGCCGGGCGGCCGCGAAGGTGCGTCGGGCGACGGTGGTCATCGAGCACGAGCCTGACGACGACGGGCGTGACGCGACCGGGGAGGTTCTGGAACACGCCGCTGCGGCCATCCCAGGACGGGTGCACGACGCGCGAGTCATCGTCTGCGGACAGTTCACCTGGCGCGGACCGCTGTCCCTCATCGTCTTCGA